A genome region from Triplophysa rosa linkage group LG24, Trosa_1v2, whole genome shotgun sequence includes the following:
- the LOC130547498 gene encoding uncharacterized protein LOC130547498: MDRQQWRNTTEHGSTNIKSSHDGTLLDDQLVSIGHFKTLKSVTLSRRSWLRTLRAAVQSVLTLWKRRQCQVDDGGRPEKQDSSSESLPAGQFTSAVPQVQKRLDVHPANQLALQPISRQTAACVLAQGFIEDVHLDLSTGESLPLDGVHTQPPHLLVSQVLLEYWASQAELDVLRPMRLLALPAPSDDAEVIAHLSQIPKILPDGATAPVKTEAQQLGESSHQSPSMWGRWFWMTLNRCLTSRSLSCPTSWSITNVQTTRRHHKRIYGRTRQT, encoded by the exons ATGGACAGACAGCAGTGGAGGAACACGACTGAACACGGCTCCACCAACATCAAGTCATCGCATGATGGCACGTTGTTGGACGACCAGCTAGT gtccattgGCCACTTTAAAACCTTGAAGAGCGTCACGTTGAGCCGAAGGTCATGGCTCAGGACATTGAGAG CAGCTGTACAGAGCGTTCTCACCCTTTGGAAGCGTCGTCAGTGCCAAG TGGATGATGGAGGCCGGCCTGAGAAGCAGGACAGCAGCAGCGAATCACTTCCTGCTGGACAGTTTACGTCTGCTGTTCCTCAA GTTCAAAAACGCCTTGACGTTCACCCTGCAAACCAGCTGGCGCTCCAGCCCATCAGTCGACAGACAGCAGCGTGCGTCCTCGCTCAGG GATTTATAGAGGATGTACATCTTGACCTGTCTACAGGTGAGAGTCTCCCGCTGGATGGTGTTCATACTCAGCCTCCGCACCTGCTGGTCTCTCAGGTGCTTCTGGAATACTGG GCAAGTCAAGCAGAGTTGGATGTGTTGCGTCCCATGCGACTGCTCGCCCTGCCTGCACCCAGTGATGATGCTGAAGTTATCGCTCACT TATCTCAGATTCCTAAAATTCTGCCTGATGGTGCAACAGCTCCTGTCAAAACAGAAGCTCAACAG CTGGGTGAGTCTTCACATCAGTCACCATCCATGTGGGGGCGCTGGTTCTGGATGACATTAAATAGATGTTTGACGTCCAGAAGCCTGAGCTGCCCCACCAGCTGGAGCATCACCAATGTACAGACAACACGCAGACATC ACAAACGGATCTATGGCAGaacaagacaaacatga